A single Lactuca sativa cultivar Salinas chromosome 8, Lsat_Salinas_v11, whole genome shotgun sequence DNA region contains:
- the LOC111908640 gene encoding uncharacterized protein LOC111908640, protein MSIITKLRCITVDVTGTLMAYKGELGDYYCMAAKSVGLPCPDYKRVHDGFKIAYTEMAKKYPCFGHAEKMPNIVWWKTCVKNSFIKAGYDFDEETFEKVFRRIYSTFGSAAPYTVFSDSQPFLRWIRSQGVTVGIVSNAEYRYPDVILPALGLHEGSEWDFGVFSGLEGIEKPDPKLYKIALERAGNIAPEEALHIGDSMRKDYLPAKSIGMHALLLDRFKTPDALDWKKSGATVLPDLVAAREWLASHRI, encoded by the exons ATGTCGATCATAACAAAGTTGAGATGCATCACTGTGGATGTTACTGGCACTTTAATGGCTTACAAGGGAGAGCTTGGTGACTACTATTGTATGGCTGCTAAATCTGTAGGGCTTCCATGTCCAGATTACAAAAGGGTTCATGATGGATTTAAAATCGCATACACAGAAATGGCAAAAAAATATCCATGTTTTGGACATGCTGAGAAAATGCCCAACATTGTATGGTGGAAAACTTGTGTGAAAAATTCATTTATCAAG GCAGGATATGATTTCGATGAAGAGACATTTGAGAAAGTATTCAGGCGTATATACTCCACCTTTGGTTCTGCTGCACCTTACACAGTATTCTCTGATTCTCAACCGTTTTTAAGATGGATTCGTTCACAAGGTGTGACAGTTGGAATTGTTAGCAATGCAGAATACAGGTATCCAGATGTAATTCTTCCAGCTCTAGGCTTACATGAG GGATCGGAATGGGATTTTGGTGTATTTTCGGGGCTTGAGGGAATTGAAAAACCGGATCCGAAATTATACAAAATTGCTTTAGAAAGGGCGGGAAATATAGCCCCCGAAGAAGCTTTGCACATTGGAGATAGCATGCGAAAAGACTATTTACCCGCTAAGAGTATTGGAATGCATGCATTGTTGTTGGACCGCTTTAAAACTCCGGATGCCTTGGACTGGAAGAAATCCGGTGCCACCGTGTTGCCGGACCTTGTGGCGGCACGAGAGTGGTTGGCTTCTCACCGAATTTGA